In one window of Thermodesulfobacteriota bacterium DNA:
- a CDS encoding MlaD family protein, translated as MELPKLSSEAKVGLFVLLGVILLAYMSLRLGGIQLGRAEGYTLFVEFDSAAGLDPNAAVRVAGVEVGRVKKISLVDHKALLELQIRPDINIGKDFTAVLTTKGLLGEKYLELLPGQPGAPPLKEGEYITRTRAYADIDRLITILSDVSLDIKKITESLSNVLGGEAGEQTLSNIVKNIEDLTFRLNRIVAKNDDQFENIMRNLDSFTAFLNSEGPQVTTELRTAIKSLSESLLATSENLDGMISENRGNLKEGVENLKAASLSLQQAMDTLNKVAGELGPDISTTMSSVKSITQKIDQGQGTLGQLVNDKTLHENINKTVSGINSYIERAESFQTFIGFRGEYLFDARDTKSYFTLRIQPKADKYYLLEVVDDPRGKITEETRVVVTDGVPSTITETKTTDQIKISAQIAKRFDNFVVRGGIIESTGGAGLDYYMFRDRLKITLEAFDFSRDGGAHLKAGSTLYLNKFFFLTAGYDDFTNNVGLRSAYVGLGFQFRDEDLKFLLSSAPPVSF; from the coding sequence ATGGAGCTTCCAAAACTCAGTTCTGAAGCCAAGGTAGGGCTCTTCGTCCTCCTCGGGGTGATACTCCTCGCCTACATGTCGTTGAGGCTCGGGGGCATACAGCTGGGCCGCGCCGAAGGCTACACCCTTTTCGTCGAGTTCGATTCCGCCGCCGGGCTCGACCCCAATGCGGCGGTGCGCGTGGCGGGCGTCGAGGTGGGGAGGGTCAAAAAGATTTCCCTCGTGGACCACAAGGCCCTTCTCGAGCTGCAGATACGGCCGGACATCAATATCGGCAAGGACTTTACCGCCGTCCTCACCACCAAGGGCCTCCTCGGCGAAAAGTACCTGGAGCTCCTGCCCGGCCAGCCAGGCGCGCCCCCATTGAAGGAGGGCGAATACATAACCCGGACCAGGGCCTACGCGGACATTGACAGGCTCATAACCATCCTGAGCGACGTCTCACTCGACATCAAGAAGATAACTGAGTCGCTGAGCAACGTCCTCGGAGGCGAAGCGGGCGAGCAGACCTTGAGCAACATCGTGAAGAACATCGAGGACCTCACATTCCGCCTGAACAGGATAGTCGCCAAGAACGACGACCAGTTCGAGAACATCATGCGGAACCTCGATTCCTTCACGGCCTTCCTGAACAGCGAAGGCCCACAGGTCACGACCGAGCTAAGGACCGCCATAAAGAGCCTGAGCGAGTCGCTCCTTGCGACCTCCGAGAACCTTGACGGCATGATATCCGAGAACCGCGGGAACCTGAAGGAAGGGGTCGAAAACCTCAAGGCCGCGTCCCTGAGCCTCCAGCAGGCCATGGACACGCTCAACAAGGTCGCAGGGGAGCTCGGCCCGGACATAAGCACCACCATGAGCTCGGTAAAGAGCATAACGCAGAAGATAGACCAGGGCCAGGGCACGCTCGGGCAGCTCGTGAACGACAAAACTCTCCACGAGAACATAAACAAGACCGTCTCCGGCATAAACAGCTACATAGAGCGGGCCGAAAGCTTCCAGACCTTCATCGGGTTCAGGGGCGAATACCTCTTCGACGCGCGCGACACCAAGAGCTACTTCACGCTCCGCATACAGCCCAAGGCCGACAAGTACTACCTCCTCGAAGTGGTCGACGACCCGAGGGGCAAGATCACCGAGGAGACGCGGGTGGTCGTAACCGACGGCGTCCCGTCCACAATAACCGAGACAAAGACCACGGACCAGATAAAGATATCGGCCCAGATAGCCAAGAGGTTCGACAACTTCGTCGTAAGGGGCGGCATAATCGAGTCTACCGGGGGCGCTGGCCTGGACTACTACATGTTCCGGGACAGGCTGAAGATCACCCTCGAGGCGTTCGACTTCAGCCGCGACGGCGGGGCGCACCTGAAGGCCGGAAGCACGCTCTACTTGAACAAGTTCTTCTTCCTCACCGCCGGATACGACGACTTTACGAACAACGTCGGCCTCAGGTCCGCGTACGTGGGCCTAGGCTTCCAGTTCAGGGACGAGGACCTGAAGTTCCTCCTCTCAAGCGCGCCGCCCGTGTCGTTCTAG
- a CDS encoding ABC transporter ATP-binding protein, translating to MSPAALIKIFGLKKSFGPKKVLDGVDLDVEKGKITVIIGRSGEGKSVLLKHIIGLLRPDEGQIFLEGQEITAMREREFNEVRKRFGMLFQGAALFDSMSVGGNVGFPLKEHTDLSDEDIMKVVGEKLRRVGLVGVEKMTTAELSGGMKKRVGLARAIVMDPEIVLFDEPTTGLDPIMSDSIADLVLDTQRELKTTYVLITHDIPFTYKIADKIAMLHEGKIIEQGSVEEMKKNPNPVVRQFLEGRAEGPIKVY from the coding sequence ATGTCTCCGGCCGCCCTGATAAAGATATTCGGGCTTAAAAAGTCCTTCGGCCCGAAGAAGGTCCTCGACGGCGTGGACCTCGACGTGGAGAAGGGCAAGATAACCGTCATCATCGGGCGGAGCGGAGAGGGCAAGAGCGTCCTCTTGAAGCACATCATAGGCCTCCTCCGGCCTGACGAGGGGCAGATATTCCTCGAGGGCCAGGAGATAACCGCCATGCGGGAGCGCGAGTTCAACGAGGTGAGGAAGCGCTTCGGGATGCTCTTCCAGGGGGCCGCGCTATTCGACTCCATGTCCGTGGGCGGAAATGTGGGATTTCCGCTCAAGGAACACACGGACTTGAGCGATGAGGACATAATGAAGGTCGTGGGGGAGAAGCTCCGGAGGGTGGGCCTCGTGGGGGTCGAGAAGATGACGACAGCCGAGCTCTCCGGGGGAATGAAAAAGCGGGTGGGGCTCGCGAGGGCCATAGTGATGGACCCGGAGATAGTCCTCTTTGACGAGCCGACGACCGGCCTCGACCCCATAATGAGCGATTCCATCGCCGACCTTGTACTCGACACCCAGCGGGAGCTCAAGACGACATACGTCCTCATAACCCACGACATCCCGTTCACCTACAAGATCGCCGACAAGATCGCCATGCTCCACGAGGGGAAGATAATCGAGCAGGGCTCGGTCGAGGAGATGAAGAAGAACCCAAACCCCGTCGTCAGGCAGTTTCTCGAGGGCAGGGCCGAGGGGCCGATAAAGGTGTACTGA
- a CDS encoding ABC transporter permease, translating into MIRAYLESIGRSAQRFVEAAGLMAIMLMRALVLVFTPPVKFRNIFKQMEFVGVQSLFVVVLTGSFTGMVLALQGYNALKRFGAESLVGPTVALSMARELGPVLTGLMVTGRAGSAMATELGTMRVTEQIDALVTMAVNPVKYLVVPRIIAGVLMFPLLTIVTDFVGVVGGYVIGVQLLGINPGVYVGRTIDFVQVSDIMTGLYKSTVFGLITTMVACFNGFYTTGGAEGVGRAATLSVVTASVMILVSDYIMSSFMI; encoded by the coding sequence ATGATAAGGGCATACCTCGAAAGCATAGGGCGTAGCGCGCAGCGCTTCGTCGAGGCCGCTGGGCTCATGGCGATCATGCTCATGCGCGCCCTTGTCCTCGTCTTCACGCCCCCCGTGAAGTTCCGGAACATCTTCAAGCAGATGGAGTTCGTGGGCGTGCAGAGCCTTTTCGTGGTCGTCCTTACGGGCTCGTTCACCGGCATGGTGCTCGCGCTCCAGGGGTATAACGCCTTGAAGAGGTTCGGCGCGGAAAGCCTCGTGGGGCCGACGGTCGCCCTCAGCATGGCGCGGGAGCTCGGCCCTGTCCTCACCGGCCTCATGGTCACCGGACGCGCCGGGAGCGCGATGGCCACCGAGCTCGGCACCATGCGGGTCACCGAGCAGATAGACGCCCTCGTCACCATGGCGGTGAACCCCGTCAAATACCTCGTCGTCCCCCGGATAATCGCGGGCGTCCTGATGTTCCCGCTCCTTACGATAGTCACCGACTTCGTGGGCGTGGTCGGCGGCTACGTCATAGGCGTACAGCTCCTCGGCATAAACCCCGGGGTCTACGTGGGCCGCACCATAGACTTCGTACAGGTGAGCGACATCATGACCGGGCTTTACAAATCTACCGTGTTCGGCCTCATAACCACGATGGTGGCCTGCTTCAACGGCTTCTACACGACGGGCGGGGCCGAGGGCGTGGGCAGGGCCGCGACCCTTTCGGTCGTAACTGCGAGCGTGATGATACTCGTATCCGACTACATAATGTCGTCTTTCATGATCTGA
- the alr gene encoding alanine racemase produces MGKRPTSAFIDREALRFNYRQLRSRIPAGAAMMAVVKADAYGHGDIEVARVLEAMGSEFFGVAIPEEGARLREAGIKRPVAVLGGIFPDQAGDVFDYDLTPVVFDMKTARSLDSEARKRGAIKKIHVKIDTGMGRLGLLPSEAGRFFAGLKELHNLTVEAVLSHFAESESADKVFSESQLSDFKRSLEEIRGMGFDPLFTEIANSAAIVDLESSHHSLVRPGIMLYGSYPAERLRERLELKPVLQLKTRILHLKGVPPGFSVSYGRRFATKRQSMIATLPIGYADGLPRRLEGKGEALVGGKRVPLVGAICMDLAMADVTDVPDAKAGDEVVIIGSQGAETITAEEVAGKAGTISYEIFCGISRRVPRVYLS; encoded by the coding sequence TTGGGAAAAAGGCCGACCTCCGCCTTTATCGACAGGGAGGCGCTCAGGTTCAATTACCGCCAGTTGAGGAGCAGGATCCCTGCCGGAGCGGCCATGATGGCCGTTGTCAAAGCCGATGCCTACGGCCACGGGGATATCGAGGTGGCCCGCGTCCTCGAAGCAATGGGTTCAGAGTTTTTTGGCGTAGCCATCCCCGAGGAGGGGGCGAGGCTCAGGGAGGCCGGAATAAAAAGGCCTGTCGCCGTCCTGGGCGGCATCTTCCCGGACCAGGCCGGTGATGTATTCGACTATGACCTGACCCCGGTAGTCTTCGACATGAAGACCGCGCGCTCGCTCGATTCAGAGGCCCGGAAAAGGGGAGCAATTAAAAAAATACATGTTAAAATCGATACCGGCATGGGCAGGCTGGGCCTCCTGCCCAGTGAAGCGGGCCGGTTCTTTGCCGGGCTGAAGGAATTGCATAACCTGACCGTCGAAGCCGTGCTCTCGCATTTCGCCGAGTCCGAAAGCGCGGACAAGGTGTTTTCCGAGTCGCAGCTCTCGGATTTCAAGAGGTCCCTGGAGGAGATACGGGGGATGGGCTTCGACCCCTTGTTTACCGAGATAGCCAACAGCGCGGCGATAGTGGACCTAGAAAGCTCCCACCATAGCCTTGTAAGGCCCGGTATAATGCTCTACGGCTCCTACCCGGCCGAGCGCCTGAGGGAGAGGCTGGAACTGAAGCCGGTCCTTCAGCTCAAGACGCGCATACTGCACTTGAAGGGCGTGCCCCCGGGCTTCAGCGTGAGCTACGGGAGAAGGTTCGCCACAAAAAGGCAGAGTATGATAGCGACCCTCCCCATAGGCTATGCCGACGGCCTGCCGAGGAGGCTCGAAGGCAAGGGCGAGGCGCTCGTGGGCGGCAAAAGGGTGCCTCTCGTCGGCGCGATATGCATGGACCTCGCGATGGCCGACGTGACGGACGTTCCGGACGCTAAGGCCGGGGACGAGGTCGTCATAATCGGCTCGCAGGGCGCGGAGACGATAACCGCTGAAGAGGTCGCCGGAAAGGCCGGCACCATAAGCTACGAGATATTCTGCGGCATCTCCCGGCGGGTGCCGAGGGTCTATCTCTCCTGA
- a CDS encoding sigma-70 family RNA polymerase sigma factor, whose product MCLPVVTDSVQSYLAEVSRYPMLSAEDEFRVAERYYKTRAIEDAHKLVTSNLRYVVKIALEFRNYGCRLADLIQEGNIGLMTAVKKFNPYKGFRLITYATWWIRSFIQDYILKSRGLVRKSTKALKKKLFYRTPALADGTAGGDLSYAPHDDIELKSDLSLDAPVRDDSATHLDLLRDEGPGPLEAVARSQESLIVREEVSSALALLNEKERLVVEKRLMSDEPESLQVIGDALGITRERVRQIESQAMKKLEKSLVRIKQALPQGA is encoded by the coding sequence ATGTGTCTTCCTGTCGTAACAGATTCGGTCCAGAGCTATCTCGCTGAAGTGAGCCGTTATCCAATGCTCTCAGCCGAGGACGAGTTCCGGGTAGCCGAGCGCTACTATAAGACCAGGGCCATCGAGGACGCGCACAAGCTCGTCACCTCGAACCTGAGGTATGTCGTCAAGATCGCCCTCGAGTTCAGGAACTACGGGTGCAGGCTCGCCGACCTCATACAGGAAGGCAATATCGGCCTCATGACGGCCGTCAAGAAGTTCAACCCCTACAAGGGCTTCAGGCTCATCACCTACGCGACCTGGTGGATACGGTCGTTCATACAGGACTATATACTCAAGTCAAGGGGGCTCGTAAGGAAAAGCACCAAGGCCCTCAAGAAGAAACTCTTCTACAGGACCCCCGCTCTCGCGGACGGGACCGCAGGGGGAGACCTCTCCTATGCACCCCATGACGACATTGAGCTCAAGAGCGACCTCTCGCTGGACGCCCCTGTAAGGGACGACAGCGCAACGCACCTCGATCTTCTGAGGGACGAGGGGCCGGGCCCTCTCGAGGCCGTTGCCCGGAGCCAGGAGAGCCTCATTGTCAGGGAAGAGGTCTCCAGCGCCCTCGCGCTCCTTAACGAAAAGGAGCGGTTGGTCGTGGAGAAAAGGCTCATGTCCGACGAGCCCGAGAGCCTGCAGGTCATAGGCGACGCCCTCGGGATAACGAGGGAAAGGGTCCGCCAGATAGAGAGCCAGGCTATGAAGAAGCTCGAAAAGTCCCTTGTCAGGATAAAGCAGGCGCTCCCGCAGGGCGCTTGA
- the atpE gene encoding ATP synthase F0 subunit C translates to MRKYAVTAVLALIAVVVGSNLAFAQEAAAEGGRSALVQAAIFIGAGLGMGLGAIGPGIGMGHAVRGALEGMARNPGHSSKIMTTMLVGLAMMESLAIYALVVALILLFVV, encoded by the coding sequence ATGAGGAAGTACGCGGTAACGGCAGTATTGGCTTTGATAGCCGTCGTCGTCGGCTCCAACCTGGCTTTTGCGCAGGAAGCGGCCGCTGAGGGCGGAAGGAGCGCGCTCGTGCAGGCCGCCATATTCATCGGCGCCGGACTCGGCATGGGCCTCGGCGCGATCGGGCCCGGCATCGGCATGGGTCACGCCGTAAGGGGCGCCCTCGAGGGCATGGCCAGGAACCCCGGCCATTCGAGCAAGATCATGACGACCATGCTCGTCGGTCTCGCCATGATGGAATCGCTTGCCATCTACGCGCTCGTCGTAGCCCTTATCCTCCTTTTCGTCGTCTAA
- the atpB gene encoding F0F1 ATP synthase subunit A — protein MHDTIVPTFGLHAHTAFTIYITIGLAIFSLLLARRLALVPGRVQSIVELTVTSFEGMVDETMGHKGRKYFPFIMTFAIFIFISNLLGMIPGLLPPTANLNTTAALALIVFVATHIIGVKEHGLKYFKHFTGPVWWLMPLMIPIEIIGHLARPVSLSLRLFGNIMGHEQVVAVLLILMPLAYPLLAFSTVLGVLVIFIQAFIFALLSMMYIGGALEEAH, from the coding sequence ATGCATGACACGATAGTGCCGACCTTCGGGCTCCACGCCCATACAGCCTTCACGATATACATAACCATAGGGCTCGCGATATTCTCGCTGCTTCTCGCGAGAAGGCTCGCGCTGGTGCCCGGCAGGGTCCAGTCCATAGTGGAGCTCACCGTGACCTCCTTCGAGGGCATGGTCGACGAGACAATGGGGCACAAGGGCCGGAAGTACTTCCCCTTCATAATGACCTTCGCGATATTCATCTTCATATCGAACCTCCTCGGCATGATACCCGGGCTTCTCCCGCCGACCGCGAACCTCAACACCACGGCGGCCCTGGCGCTGATCGTATTCGTCGCAACGCATATAATCGGGGTCAAGGAGCACGGGCTTAAATACTTCAAGCACTTCACGGGCCCGGTCTGGTGGCTCATGCCGCTCATGATACCCATAGAGATAATAGGCCACCTCGCGAGGCCGGTCTCCCTCTCGCTCCGTCTTTTCGGGAACATCATGGGCCACGAGCAGGTGGTGGCCGTCCTCCTGATACTCATGCCGCTCGCCTACCCGCTGCTCGCTTTCTCGACGGTGCTGGGCGTGCTCGTCATTTTCATACAGGCGTTCATCTTCGCGCTCCTCTCGATGATGTACATAGGGGGCGCGCTCGAAGAGGCGCACTGA
- a CDS encoding ATP synthase subunit I, whose translation MDYSRETADTEAFSATVSLKLLGANLAAFIAASGLALAFAGTHAFFGIAAGFFIGTASTLWLLRIARKGVRMDPEKAGRFIPAAYRLRFAVVAALLALIMYKGVLSPWPLIGGFLGSALITVCTTIYLAREEASHA comes from the coding sequence ATGGACTATAGCCGGGAGACAGCGGACACAGAGGCATTCTCAGCAACGGTTTCCCTTAAGCTCCTGGGCGCGAACCTGGCGGCTTTCATCGCGGCCTCCGGCCTGGCGCTGGCCTTTGCAGGCACGCACGCCTTCTTTGGAATAGCAGCCGGGTTCTTCATCGGGACAGCGAGCACGCTCTGGCTCCTTAGGATAGCCCGGAAGGGGGTCCGCATGGACCCGGAAAAGGCCGGCAGGTTCATCCCCGCCGCGTACCGCCTTAGGTTCGCGGTGGTCGCGGCGCTTCTCGCGCTCATCATGTATAAAGGCGTCTTGAGCCCGTGGCCCCTCATCGGGGGCTTTTTAGGATCAGCTTTGATAACGGTATGCACGACGATATACCTTGCCAGGGAGGAAGCTTCACATGCATGA
- a CDS encoding AtpZ/AtpI family protein, with the protein MPEDNGRGFYKGLAMLASMGIAMVVSTVIGLAIGIYLDKFLGTKPWLTIIFLLFGIAAGFKNMYETARKYGL; encoded by the coding sequence ATGCCTGAAGACAACGGCCGGGGTTTTTACAAGGGCCTCGCCATGCTCGCCTCGATGGGCATAGCGATGGTGGTCTCGACGGTCATAGGACTGGCCATAGGCATATACCTTGACAAGTTCTTAGGCACCAAGCCCTGGCTCACGATAATATTCCTGCTTTTCGGCATAGCCGCGGGTTTTAAAAACATGTACGAGACGGCCAGGAAGTATGGACTATAG
- a CDS encoding mannose-1-phosphate guanyltransferase, whose product MKSIIMAGGFGTRLRPLTNNLPKPMVPMANRPMMEHIIELLKSHGIKDLTALLYFQPEMISGHLGDGSAFGVKLDYITLTVDLGTAGAVGSAMRKMGGDGTTLIISGDVLTDIDLQKAVSFHRERKAAATIVLTRVENPLPFGIVITDEEGRIVRFLEKPSWGEVFSDTINTGIYILEQKVLDYIPADREFDFSKDLFPLMLDKKEPLYGYIAEGYWKDVGSLEEYRAANMDILQGAVHVEVPGERIDGRRLWVGKGSRIDFTAKLEGSIIIGENCRIGAEARISNSIIGPGSIVEEGAVILDSVVWDSAKVAHGASLHENVVARGSEILDQAHLAEGVIVSDHCRIGRNATIKANVKVWPYKVVEDDATLASSLIWGEKWSRNIFSTYGVTGLANIELSPEFAAKLGAAYGASLKKGAAVSTSRDAHKTSRMINRAIMTGILSTGVNVHDYGVTPMPVVRFLARSGTEAGGVHTRRSPFDPQLVDLKFFDGKGLDLHPGYEKTIEKLFFKEDFLRAPMEETGEMSFPVHGFESYQNGFLSMIDSETISKAGFRFVVDYSYGSSSRIFPYILGKLNCEVIALNANLDGSKTTKSPEEFQRAMDQLSSIVRSLDADMGFYLDAGGEKVFLFDETGEALDGDTALNIVTLLVLKFNKDAGRKGHIAVPVTASRAIDRMAETYGFEVRRTKTTPRGQMEAAASEGALFVGEQSGGFIFPDFQPNFDGMYAIAKLLEMLSKHGTRLHRLMREIPPSIIIKDRVSCSFESKGMVMRRLAEDSRDLDTVLLDGIKIKFGEDWLVAYPSQDMPYFNLVAEASTEEAARSLVNKYAEKIKGWQRS is encoded by the coding sequence TTGAAAAGCATCATAATGGCTGGCGGGTTCGGCACCAGGCTCCGCCCCCTCACGAACAACCTCCCGAAGCCCATGGTGCCGATGGCGAACAGGCCCATGATGGAGCACATAATCGAGCTCCTCAAATCCCACGGGATAAAGGACCTTACCGCGCTCCTCTATTTCCAGCCCGAGATGATATCCGGCCACCTCGGGGACGGGAGCGCCTTCGGGGTGAAGCTCGACTATATAACGCTTACCGTCGACCTCGGCACAGCCGGAGCCGTCGGGAGCGCCATGAGGAAGATGGGCGGGGACGGGACGACGCTCATCATAAGCGGCGACGTGCTTACCGACATAGACCTCCAGAAGGCGGTAAGCTTCCACAGGGAGAGGAAGGCCGCGGCAACGATAGTCCTCACGAGGGTAGAGAACCCGCTCCCCTTCGGCATAGTCATAACCGACGAGGAGGGCAGGATCGTCAGGTTCCTCGAAAAGCCGAGCTGGGGAGAGGTCTTCAGCGACACCATAAATACAGGCATATACATCCTGGAGCAGAAGGTCCTGGACTACATACCCGCCGACAGGGAGTTCGACTTCAGCAAGGACCTTTTCCCTCTCATGCTCGACAAGAAGGAGCCCCTTTACGGCTACATAGCCGAGGGCTACTGGAAGGACGTCGGGAGCCTCGAGGAGTACAGGGCCGCGAACATGGACATCCTCCAGGGGGCCGTCCACGTCGAGGTGCCGGGCGAGAGGATAGACGGCAGGAGGCTCTGGGTCGGCAAGGGCTCGCGCATAGATTTTACCGCCAAGCTCGAAGGCTCGATAATCATAGGCGAGAACTGCCGGATAGGGGCCGAGGCCAGGATATCGAATTCGATAATCGGGCCCGGCTCCATAGTCGAGGAGGGCGCGGTAATCCTCGATTCCGTAGTCTGGGACTCGGCAAAAGTGGCCCACGGGGCGTCGCTTCACGAGAACGTGGTCGCGCGCGGAAGCGAGATACTCGACCAGGCGCACCTGGCCGAGGGCGTGATCGTGAGCGACCACTGCCGGATAGGAAGGAACGCTACAATAAAGGCAAACGTCAAGGTATGGCCATACAAGGTGGTCGAGGACGACGCGACACTCGCCTCGAGCCTCATCTGGGGCGAGAAGTGGAGCAGGAACATATTCTCGACCTACGGCGTCACGGGGCTTGCGAACATTGAGCTCTCGCCGGAGTTCGCGGCCAAGCTAGGGGCCGCCTACGGCGCCTCCCTCAAGAAGGGCGCGGCAGTGTCGACCAGCAGGGACGCGCACAAGACCTCGAGGATGATAAACAGGGCCATAATGACGGGCATACTCTCGACGGGCGTAAACGTACACGACTACGGCGTAACGCCCATGCCGGTCGTGAGGTTCCTGGCGAGGAGCGGGACCGAGGCCGGAGGGGTGCACACCAGGAGGTCGCCCTTCGACCCCCAGCTCGTCGACTTGAAGTTCTTCGACGGCAAGGGCCTCGACCTCCACCCCGGATACGAGAAGACGATAGAGAAGCTCTTTTTCAAGGAGGACTTCCTCCGCGCCCCAATGGAGGAGACGGGCGAGATGAGCTTCCCCGTTCACGGCTTCGAGTCGTACCAGAACGGCTTCCTTTCCATGATAGACTCGGAGACCATCTCGAAGGCCGGGTTCAGGTTCGTCGTGGACTACTCCTACGGCTCGTCATCGCGGATATTCCCCTACATACTCGGAAAGCTCAACTGCGAGGTCATAGCCCTTAACGCGAACCTCGACGGCAGCAAGACCACCAAGAGCCCGGAGGAGTTCCAGAGGGCGATGGACCAGCTGTCGTCGATAGTGCGCTCGCTTGACGCTGACATGGGCTTCTACCTCGACGCGGGCGGGGAGAAGGTATTTCTCTTCGACGAGACCGGCGAGGCCCTGGACGGCGACACGGCGCTCAATATAGTCACGCTCCTGGTCCTCAAGTTCAACAAGGACGCCGGGCGAAAGGGGCACATAGCGGTGCCGGTGACCGCCTCCCGCGCCATAGACAGGATGGCCGAGACCTACGGCTTCGAGGTGCGGAGGACAAAGACCACCCCGAGGGGGCAGATGGAGGCCGCGGCAAGCGAAGGGGCGCTATTCGTGGGAGAGCAGTCCGGCGGCTTCATATTCCCGGACTTCCAGCCGAACTTCGACGGCATGTACGCGATAGCGAAATTGCTTGAGATGCTCTCCAAGCACGGCACGAGGCTACACAGGCTCATGAGGGAGATACCGCCTTCCATTATAATAAAGGACAGGGTATCATGCTCATTCGAGAGCAAGGGCATGGTGATGAGGAGGCTTGCCGAGGACTCGCGGGACCTGGATACCGTGCTCCTCGACGGGATAAAGATAAAATTCGGCGAGGACTGGCTGGTGGCATACCCGAGCCAGGACATGCCCTACTTCAACCTTGTGGCCGAGGCCTCGACCGAAGAGGCGGCCCGGTCGCTCGTAAACAAATACGCGGAGAAGATAAAAGGATGGCAGAGATCCTGA
- a CDS encoding MBL fold metallo-hydrolase → MAEILTLPVGPLEVNCYIVWDRDSGEGAVIDPGGDVEEIEAALKKEGVKVRYIINTHGHFDHVGGNGLLKSAVKAEIAIHADDEPLLEYAHEQAVMFGLKTPKQPKPDIYLEDGVLLSFGPLSIKVIHTPGHSKGGVCLYMEKEGVLFTGDTLFAGSIGRTDFEGGSMDELMDSIFERILPLGDNVRVLPGHGPESTIGEEREINPFIAGVKRVK, encoded by the coding sequence ATGGCAGAGATCCTGACATTGCCCGTCGGGCCGCTCGAGGTAAACTGCTATATCGTGTGGGACAGGGATAGCGGCGAGGGGGCCGTTATAGACCCGGGCGGGGACGTGGAAGAGATAGAGGCGGCCCTTAAGAAGGAGGGCGTGAAGGTCAGGTATATAATAAACACCCACGGCCACTTCGACCACGTGGGCGGGAACGGGCTCCTGAAATCCGCGGTGAAGGCCGAGATAGCCATACACGCGGATGACGAGCCCCTTCTGGAATACGCCCACGAGCAGGCGGTCATGTTCGGCCTGAAGACCCCGAAGCAGCCGAAACCGGATATCTATTTGGAGGACGGGGTCCTTCTTTCGTTCGGCCCCCTGAGCATCAAGGTGATACACACGCCGGGGCACTCGAAAGGCGGAGTATGCCTTTACATGGAGAAGGAGGGCGTCCTCTTTACAGGGGACACGCTCTTCGCGGGCTCGATCGGAAGGACGGACTTCGAAGGCGGCTCAATGGATGAGCTCATGGACTCCATATTCGAGAGGATACTTCCGCTCGGTGATAATGTGAGGGTGCTTCCCGGCCACGGCCCGGAGTCGACCATAGGCGAAGAGAGGGAGATAAACCCTTTTATCGCTGGAGTCAAAAGGGTAAAGTAA